From the genome of Gemmatimonas phototrophica, one region includes:
- a CDS encoding helix-turn-helix transcriptional regulator yields MSPATKASESTAAMLCVVALLKRDRARHMVRAAFPRRRAHVVAAKTAAEVEAHLVKELVDAVIIDAGAGDDAHRLLSRADEFSSVPFLLITTLLPADAPLVARAAESGVCDLLVEGVDDAAARELVSRRAFSARFERALSTPPATLHLETPLQIAVWQSVVKRAGRPVRTDQLAKELSVSREHLSRSFAVGQAPTLKKVIDLVRVLAAAELSKNSGYDVRDVAEVLGFASSSHLSSTTQRLVGAKASSLSRLRAMDLLERFSRFAAMPDGEEERVAPAPSL; encoded by the coding sequence ATGTCCCCTGCCACCAAAGCGTCGGAATCGACGGCGGCCATGCTGTGCGTGGTGGCGCTGCTCAAGCGTGATCGGGCCCGGCACATGGTACGCGCCGCTTTTCCGCGCCGCCGCGCGCATGTGGTGGCCGCCAAGACCGCCGCTGAGGTAGAGGCGCACTTGGTCAAGGAGTTGGTGGACGCCGTGATCATTGACGCCGGCGCGGGGGACGACGCGCACCGCTTGTTGTCGCGCGCCGACGAGTTCTCGAGTGTGCCGTTCCTGCTCATCACCACGCTGCTGCCGGCCGATGCCCCGCTGGTGGCCAGAGCCGCCGAATCCGGCGTCTGCGACCTGCTGGTGGAAGGCGTGGACGATGCCGCGGCGCGCGAGCTGGTGTCCCGCCGAGCCTTTTCGGCCCGCTTCGAGCGGGCCCTCAGTACGCCCCCGGCCACGCTGCACCTCGAAACCCCCCTCCAGATTGCCGTCTGGCAGAGCGTGGTCAAGCGCGCCGGTCGCCCCGTGCGCACCGACCAGCTGGCCAAGGAACTGAGCGTGTCCCGCGAGCACCTCTCGCGCAGTTTTGCCGTGGGGCAGGCGCCTACCCTCAAGAAGGTCATCGACCTGGTGCGGGTGCTGGCGGCCGCCGAGCTCTCCAAGAACTCCGGCTATGACGTGCGCGACGTCGCCGAGGTGCTGGGCTTTGCCAGCTCGTCCCATCTCTCCAGTACCACCCAGCGGCTCGTGGGGGCCAAGGCCTCCAGTCTCAGCCGGCTCCGGGCTATGGATCTCCTGGAACGGTTCAGCCGTTTCGCCGCCATGCCAGACGGAGAGGAAGAGCGGGTTGCCCCAGCTCCGTCCTTGTGA
- a CDS encoding NUDIX hydrolase, whose translation MPSRDPHKRPRAKLETSAGGVVYRLQDGEPLFLLIRDSYKNWGFPKGHLETDEAPDAAAVREVREETGLHNVMLDGEIDTIDWFFRFRGKLVHKVCHFFLMRTEAEDTIPQRAEGITACKWASFSEALEMVSYANARDVLLRANAMVQGVDVNLDPAEAPRRATPPASMQALAPVVPSAPRSAS comes from the coding sequence ATGCCCTCCCGCGACCCGCACAAGCGCCCACGCGCCAAGCTGGAGACCTCGGCTGGGGGCGTCGTGTATCGGTTGCAGGACGGCGAACCGCTGTTTCTGCTCATTCGCGACAGCTACAAGAACTGGGGGTTTCCCAAGGGACACCTCGAGACCGACGAAGCGCCGGACGCGGCGGCCGTGCGTGAAGTCCGTGAGGAAACCGGACTGCACAACGTGATGCTCGACGGGGAGATCGACACCATCGACTGGTTCTTTCGCTTTCGCGGAAAGCTGGTACACAAGGTGTGTCACTTCTTCCTCATGCGCACCGAAGCCGAAGACACCATTCCGCAGCGCGCCGAAGGGATTACCGCCTGCAAGTGGGCCTCGTTCAGCGAAGCCCTCGAGATGGTGTCGTACGCCAACGCGCGGGACGTGCTGCTGCGCGCCAACGCCATGGTGCAGGGCGTTGATGTGAATCTCGATCCGGCCGAAGCGCCGCGTCGCGCCACCCCGCCCGCGTCCATGCAGGCGCTGGCGCCTGTAGTGCCGTCGGCTCCGCGTTCCGCGTCCTGA
- a CDS encoding ABC transporter ATP-binding protein, with product MIEFKNVHKAFGPKKVLRGFSLTVNEGETMVIIGYSGTGKSVAIKHIVGLLEPDEGEVWVDGLRVDQLSRKDLYALRGNIGYVFQFAALFDSMTIGENVAMGLRKQGELTEQEIGTRVTEALNLVDLPDVQNRMPSELSGGMRKRVGIARAIALRPKYILYDEPTTGLDPVTSATIDQLMVRMREQLGVTGIVITHDMRSAYTVGTRIAMLYEGQVHAVGTVDEIQHSKDPLVRQFVEGRPTIDDESVLVAGLPGSLPPDVATTPHR from the coding sequence ATGATCGAATTCAAGAACGTCCACAAGGCATTCGGCCCCAAAAAGGTCCTCCGCGGCTTCTCCCTCACGGTCAACGAGGGAGAAACCATGGTGATCATCGGCTATTCGGGAACCGGCAAGTCCGTCGCCATCAAACACATCGTCGGCCTGCTCGAGCCCGACGAAGGCGAAGTGTGGGTGGACGGGCTCCGGGTCGATCAACTCTCGCGCAAGGACCTCTACGCGCTGCGCGGCAACATCGGCTACGTCTTTCAGTTTGCCGCGCTGTTCGACTCCATGACCATTGGCGAAAACGTGGCCATGGGGCTGCGCAAGCAGGGAGAACTCACCGAACAGGAAATCGGGACTCGCGTTACCGAAGCCTTGAATCTGGTGGACCTCCCCGACGTGCAGAACCGCATGCCCTCCGAACTCTCGGGGGGGATGCGCAAGCGCGTCGGCATCGCGCGCGCCATTGCGCTGCGCCCCAAGTACATCCTGTACGACGAACCCACCACCGGCCTCGATCCGGTCACCTCGGCCACCATCGATCAACTCATGGTGCGCATGCGTGAACAGTTGGGCGTCACCGGCATTGTCATTACCCACGATATGCGCAGCGCGTATACCGTGGGCACACGCATTGCCATGTTGTACGAGGGACAGGTGCATGCTGTCGGCACGGTGGACGAAATCCAGCACAGCAAGGATCCGCTCGTGCGGCAGTTCGTGGAAGGGCGTCCTACCATTGACGATGAGTCGGTCCTCGTGGCCGGGTTGCCGGGCAGCTTGCCGCCCGATGTGGCGACCACGCCCCATCGCTGA
- the atpG gene encoding ATP synthase F1 subunit gamma — translation MAKGRELKGRIKSVENTRKITRTMEMVATSKMKRAADRVSAARPYALALGEVLSHVYTPELAEQFPLLRRPAQIKRAALVVLTANRGLCGAFNTNLLRESRARLTEWEGQGVSVELHVVGRKGIGFYKYLGRTLAGSRADIGDRPSSADAASLIDGLMERFAAGDLDAVFITYAKYKSALSTPPATEQVLPVVAPATVGGSDVARDFILAPSATEILEALLPLYVRNSVYRALVETAAGEQGARRTAMKNATDNATEMLQLLKRTYNSARQAQITQEIAEIVGGASALQG, via the coding sequence ATGGCTAAGGGCCGCGAACTGAAGGGGCGCATCAAGTCCGTCGAGAACACGCGCAAGATCACGCGCACGATGGAAATGGTGGCCACTTCCAAGATGAAGCGCGCGGCAGATCGCGTGTCGGCAGCGCGTCCGTACGCGCTGGCGCTCGGCGAGGTCCTGTCGCACGTCTACACCCCGGAGCTGGCGGAGCAGTTTCCGCTGCTCCGTCGCCCCGCGCAGATCAAGCGCGCGGCGCTCGTGGTGCTTACCGCGAATCGTGGACTCTGCGGCGCGTTCAACACCAACCTGCTTCGGGAGTCGCGTGCACGCCTCACGGAGTGGGAAGGACAGGGCGTGTCCGTGGAACTCCATGTCGTGGGGCGCAAGGGCATTGGTTTCTACAAGTATCTCGGTCGCACGCTGGCCGGGTCGCGCGCTGATATCGGCGATCGCCCCAGCTCCGCCGATGCGGCCTCGCTGATTGACGGACTGATGGAGCGGTTTGCGGCGGGCGATCTCGACGCCGTGTTCATCACGTACGCGAAGTACAAGTCGGCGCTCTCCACCCCGCCAGCCACCGAACAGGTGTTGCCGGTGGTGGCGCCCGCTACGGTGGGTGGTAGTGATGTTGCGCGCGATTTCATTCTCGCGCCCTCGGCTACGGAGATCCTCGAAGCACTGTTGCCGCTCTATGTGCGCAACAGCGTCTACCGCGCCCTCGTGGAAACGGCGGCCGGTGAGCAGGGCGCCCGTCGGACGGCCATGAAAAACGCCACCGATAACGCCACCGAGATGTTGCAGCTCCTCAAGCGCACGTACAACTCGGCGCGTCAGGCGCAAATCACGCAGGAAATCGCCGAAATCGTCGGCGGTGCATCGGCACTGCAGGGCTGA
- the atpC gene encoding ATP synthase F1 subunit epsilon, whose protein sequence is MSDSLKVSVISPERVLFEGTARGVIAPAFDGELGILPMHAPLMTLLGRGTLRVDTVDGEKRFAVDGGFLQVVDDAVRVVTEQASAA, encoded by the coding sequence GTGAGCGATTCCCTCAAAGTGTCGGTGATCTCGCCCGAGCGCGTGCTGTTCGAAGGCACGGCTCGGGGGGTGATTGCCCCGGCGTTTGACGGCGAGCTGGGCATTCTGCCCATGCACGCGCCGCTCATGACGTTGCTGGGGCGCGGCACGCTCCGCGTGGACACGGTGGACGGTGAGAAGCGGTTTGCCGTAGACGGTGGATTTTTGCAGGTGGTGGATGACGCCGTGCGCGTCGTCACGGAACAGGCGAGCGCCGCGTAA
- the atpA gene encoding F0F1 ATP synthase subunit alpha, with amino-acid sequence MATQTALRPGEIKDILLREIEAADLADLNVEEVGTILEVKDGIARVYGLGKVMAGEMLEFTASETKQVITGMALNLEEDNIGAVILGDYLQLKEGDEVRPTARVLEVPVGPELIGRVVDPLGRPIDGLGEIRSTTFRKVESPAPGIIVRQPVKEPLQTGIKAIDSMIPIGRGQRELIIGDRSTGKTAVAIDTIINQKGQGVICVYVAIGQKASTIASVVEKLRQAGALEYTIVVAASASDPAPMLYIAPYSGCSMAEYFMYNEGKPTLCVYDDLSKQAAAYRQLSLVLRRPPGREAYPGDVFYLHSRLLERAAKLREDDGVVDGKVILKPGGSLTALPIIETQAGDVSAYIPTNVISITDGQIFLETDLFNAGIRPAVNVGISVSRVGGSAQTKAMKGVAGRLRLDLAQFRELEAFAAFASDLDNATKRQLERGARTVEILKQGQYSPMPFEEQVAVIYAVTNGFLDTIDTGKVRAWEKGFLEYLRAQFPQVLDGMRTTKALSKDAEAELKRGIEQFTKSFVA; translated from the coding sequence ATGGCCACCCAGACCGCCCTGCGTCCCGGCGAAATAAAGGACATCCTCCTCCGTGAGATCGAGGCTGCCGACCTCGCCGATCTCAATGTCGAGGAAGTCGGTACCATCCTTGAAGTGAAGGACGGTATCGCCCGCGTCTACGGCCTCGGTAAGGTCATGGCCGGCGAAATGCTCGAGTTCACCGCCTCCGAGACCAAGCAGGTCATCACCGGCATGGCGCTGAACCTCGAAGAAGACAACATCGGCGCCGTCATCCTGGGCGACTACCTGCAGCTCAAGGAAGGCGACGAAGTCCGCCCCACCGCGCGCGTGCTCGAAGTCCCCGTCGGTCCCGAGCTCATCGGCCGCGTCGTTGATCCCCTCGGTCGTCCCATCGACGGCCTCGGCGAGATCCGCAGCACCACCTTCCGCAAGGTCGAATCGCCGGCGCCCGGCATCATCGTGCGTCAGCCCGTCAAGGAGCCCCTCCAGACGGGTATCAAGGCTATCGACTCCATGATCCCGATCGGCCGCGGTCAGCGCGAGCTCATCATTGGCGACCGCTCCACGGGCAAGACCGCCGTCGCGATCGACACGATCATCAATCAGAAGGGCCAGGGCGTCATCTGCGTTTACGTCGCCATTGGGCAGAAGGCCTCGACGATTGCCTCGGTGGTGGAAAAGCTGCGCCAGGCCGGCGCGCTGGAGTACACCATCGTGGTGGCCGCCTCGGCGTCCGACCCGGCCCCCATGCTCTACATCGCGCCCTACTCGGGCTGCTCGATGGCCGAGTACTTCATGTACAACGAGGGCAAGCCCACGCTGTGCGTGTACGACGACTTGTCCAAGCAGGCCGCGGCGTATCGCCAGCTGTCGCTCGTGCTCCGTCGTCCGCCCGGCCGCGAAGCGTATCCGGGTGACGTGTTCTATCTCCACAGCCGCCTCCTCGAGCGCGCCGCCAAGCTGCGCGAAGACGACGGCGTGGTGGACGGCAAGGTCATTCTCAAGCCGGGCGGGTCGCTCACTGCGCTCCCCATCATTGAGACGCAGGCCGGCGACGTGTCGGCGTACATCCCGACCAACGTGATCTCCATCACCGACGGTCAGATCTTCCTTGAGACCGACCTGTTCAACGCCGGCATTCGCCCGGCCGTGAACGTCGGTATCTCGGTGTCACGCGTCGGTGGTTCGGCACAGACGAAGGCCATGAAGGGCGTGGCCGGCCGTCTCCGCCTCGACCTCGCGCAGTTCCGCGAACTCGAAGCCTTCGCCGCCTTCGCGTCGGATCTCGACAACGCGACCAAGCGTCAGCTCGAGCGCGGTGCGCGCACGGTGGAAATCCTCAAGCAGGGGCAGTACTCGCCCATGCCGTTCGAAGAGCAGGTGGCCGTCATTTATGCGGTGACCAACGGCTTCCTCGACACGATCGACACCGGCAAGGTGCGCGCGTGGGAGAAGGGCTTCCTCGAGTATCTCCGGGCGCAGTTCCCGCAGGTCCTCGACGGCATGCGGACCACCAAGGCGCTCAGCAAGGACGCCGAGGCGGAGCTCAAGCGTGGCATCGAGCAGTTCACGAAGTCGTTCGTCGCCTGA
- the atpD gene encoding F0F1 ATP synthase subunit beta, producing MATTAAPTTVGKIVQVIGPVIDVAFENDHLPELYNAVRVEATSPDGARINVTAEVQQHIGRNQVRAVAMSSTDGVTRGMDVIDTGSSITVPVGAPALGRILNVLGEPVDDGEPIPASAERWPIHRKRPDFVNLEPKTEVFETGIKVVDLVAPFVKGGKIGLFGGAGVGKTVIIQELINNVAKGHGGKSVFCGVGERTREGNDLYLEFQEAGILDKVALIYGQMNEPPGARLRVALAGLTVAEYFRDQENADVLVFVDNIFRFTQAGSEVSALLGRMPSAVGYQPTLATEMGELQERITSTRNGSITSVQAIYVPADDLTDPAPATAFAHLDATVVLNRKITELGIYPAVDPLDSTSRILDAQYVGERHYTAATTTQRILQRYKELQDIIAILGMDELSEDDKKIVGRARRLQRFMSQPFAVAEQFTGIPGKYVKLEETISSFERICAGEFDNLPEQAFFMAGGVDDVVANAKKLQG from the coding sequence ATGGCTACCACTGCCGCGCCGACCACTGTCGGCAAGATCGTTCAAGTCATCGGGCCCGTCATCGACGTGGCCTTCGAGAACGATCATCTGCCCGAGCTCTATAACGCCGTTCGCGTCGAAGCGACTTCGCCTGACGGCGCCCGTATCAACGTGACCGCCGAAGTGCAGCAGCACATCGGCCGCAACCAGGTTCGCGCCGTGGCCATGTCGTCCACCGACGGCGTCACGCGCGGCATGGATGTCATCGATACCGGATCGTCCATCACGGTGCCCGTTGGCGCGCCGGCGCTGGGACGTATCCTCAACGTGCTCGGTGAGCCCGTTGACGACGGCGAGCCCATTCCGGCGAGCGCCGAACGCTGGCCCATTCACCGCAAGCGTCCGGACTTCGTCAACCTCGAGCCCAAGACGGAAGTCTTCGAAACGGGCATCAAGGTGGTTGACCTCGTTGCCCCGTTCGTGAAGGGTGGCAAGATCGGTCTCTTCGGCGGTGCCGGTGTCGGCAAGACGGTCATCATTCAGGAGCTCATCAACAACGTCGCCAAGGGGCACGGTGGTAAGTCCGTGTTCTGTGGCGTGGGTGAGCGCACGCGCGAAGGCAACGACCTGTATCTCGAATTCCAGGAAGCCGGAATTCTCGATAAGGTGGCGCTGATTTACGGCCAGATGAACGAGCCGCCGGGAGCGCGTCTTCGCGTCGCCCTCGCGGGTCTCACTGTGGCCGAGTACTTCCGCGACCAGGAGAACGCCGACGTGCTGGTGTTCGTCGACAACATCTTCCGTTTCACGCAGGCTGGTTCGGAAGTGTCGGCGCTGCTCGGACGTATGCCGTCGGCCGTAGGCTACCAGCCCACGCTGGCCACCGAAATGGGTGAGTTGCAGGAGCGCATTACCTCCACACGCAACGGCTCCATCACCTCGGTGCAGGCCATCTACGTGCCCGCCGACGACCTTACGGACCCGGCGCCCGCGACGGCCTTTGCGCACTTGGACGCCACGGTCGTGCTCAATCGTAAGATCACCGAGCTGGGCATCTACCCGGCCGTGGATCCGCTCGATTCCACGTCGCGCATTCTCGATGCGCAGTACGTGGGTGAGCGCCACTACACGGCGGCGACCACCACGCAGCGCATTCTGCAGCGCTACAAGGAACTGCAGGACATCATCGCCATTCTCGGCATGGACGAACTCTCGGAAGACGACAAGAAGATCGTCGGACGGGCGCGTCGTCTGCAGCGTTTCATGTCGCAGCCGTTTGCCGTGGCCGAGCAGTTCACGGGTATCCCCGGCAAGTACGTGAAGCTTGAAGAGACCATCTCGTCGTTCGAGCGTATCTGTGCGGGCGAGTTCGACAATCTCCCCGAGCAGGCGTTCTTCATGGCCGGCGGTGTGGACGACGTCGTGGCCAACGCCAAGAAGCTCCAGGGCTAA